One window from the genome of Glycine soja cultivar W05 chromosome 12, ASM419377v2, whole genome shotgun sequence encodes:
- the LOC114378251 gene encoding gibberellin 2-beta-dioxygenase 6-like, whose amino-acid sequence MIDSNPPLMQHYGALVRNSGEAKEATSFNDQNHPLVDACDLPLIDLSGLKSSNERERRACTAAICKAASEWGFFQVVNHGIRHDLLRKMREEQVKLFEVPFEKKVTCGVLNNPYRWGTPTATRSNQFSWSEAFHIPLTMISEAASWGEFTSLREAINEFAPAMLEVSRLLASILAQNLGYPEDALEKLCDAGACFLRLNHYPCCPKSKDEIFGLVPHTDSDFLTILYQDQVGGLQLMKDSKWVAVKPNPDALIVNIGDLFQAWSNDEYKSVEHKVVANNKMERYSIAYFLCPSYSTVINGCKGPSVYRKFTFGEYRHQIQEDVKKIGHKIGLSRFLL is encoded by the exons ATGATAGATTCAAATCCACCACTCATGCAACACTATGGGGCACTTGTGAGAAACTCTGGTGAAGCCAAAGAGGCTACAAGTTTTAATGATCAAAACCATCCTTTAGTGGATGCATGTGACCTACCCTTGATAGACCTTAGTGGTCTTAAAAGTTCTAATGAAAGAGAAAGGAGGGCTTGCACTGCAGCAATATGCAAGGCAGCATCAGAATGGGGATTTTTTCAAGTGGTGAACCATGGGATAAGGCATGACTTGCTAAGAAAAATGAGGGAGGAACAAGTGAAGTTGTTTGAAGTACCGTTTGAGAAGAAGGTCACTTGCGGGGTTCTAAATAACCCATATAGGTGGGGGACACCAACAGCTACTCGTTCAAATCAATTCTCATGGTCTGAAGCTTTCCACATTCCTCTCACCATGATCTCAGAAGCTGCTTCCTGGGGTGAATTCACTTCTTTGAG GGAAGCAATAAATGAGTTTGCACCTGCGATGCTAGAAGTATCTAGGTTGTTGGCCAGCATTCTAGCACAAAACCTGGGCTACCCAGAGGATGCACTTGAAAAACTTTGTGATGCTGGTGCATGCTTTCTGAGATTAAATCACTATCCATGCTGCCCAAAATCTAAAGATGAAATTTTTGGATTAGTGCCTCACACTGACAGCGATTTCCTTACAATCCTTTATCAAGATCAAGTCGGTGGACTCCAACTCATGAAAGATTCCAAATGGGTCGCTGTAAAACCAAACCCAGATGCTCTAATTGTTAACATTGGGGACCTTTTCCAG GCTTGGAGTAATGATGAGTACAAAAGCGTGGAGCACAAGGTTGTGGCAAATAACAAAATGGAAAGATACTCCATAGCATATTTCCTATGTCCTTCTTACAGTACTGTCATAAACGGCTGCAAAGGACCTTCTGTTTATAGGAAGTTCACGTTTGGAGAATACAGACACCAAATTCAAGAAGATGTCAAGAAAATAGGACACAAAATTGGACTATCAAGATTTCTACTTTAA
- the LOC114378252 gene encoding uncharacterized protein LOC114378252 isoform X1 translates to MHTCVEGSKRQLPPWMMQKVGATATHVSDSNNAVETNCYIKKGDIIKTNATKKDHKSESSKRSSNLRAKCEVMGRKKLDQQDGSSDKVTQKKRKGDRSKDRDQRSSIKKRKKLEDPSHGCYDVSPVSDDAMDLTLEDLMAIAEQYVKDYENKDRKEISSRQHESKWQFQVTNETGHTLDSPCKNENSSKSGREDLSHFTSTTGELIATSTSQTGDPAQDMLDLFLGPLLRKTLEKEKSKSIVKNVEITHEFTRQSQDKLAGEEIVPLTKKRNTFKDKVAMFLDQDM, encoded by the exons ATGCATACTTGTGTTGAGGGAAGTAAACGTCAGTTACCACCATGGATGATGCAGAAGGTCGGTGCCACTGCCACCCATGTGAGTGACTCTAACAATGCTGTTGAAACTAATTGTTATATCAAAAAAGGAGACATCATTAAAACTAATGCAACCAAGAAAGATCACAAGAGTGAATCTTCAAAGAGGAGTTCAAACTTAAGAGCCAAGTGTGAAGTTatgggaagaaaaaaattagaccaacaAGATGGAAGCAGCGACAAGGTTActcaaaagaagagaaaaggtgaTAGGTCTAAGGATAGAGATCAGAGATCttctataaagaaaagaaaaaaattagaggatCCTAGCCATGGTTGTTATGATGTTAGTCCAGTTAGCGATGATGCCATGGATCTGACACTTGAAGATTTGATGGCCATAGCAGAACAG TATGTCAAAGATTATGAGAACAAGGATCGAAAAGAAATATCAAGTAGACAGCATGAATCAAAATGGCAATTTCAAGTTACAAATGAAACAGGACATACTCTTGATTCCCCTTGTAAGAACGAAAACTCATCCAAGTCTGGAAGGGAAGATTTATCTCATTTTACTTCAACAACTGGTGAATTAATTGCTACCAGCACCTCTCAAACAGGTGATCCTGCTCAAGACATGCTGGACCTGTTCTTGGGTCCCTTGCTGAGGAAAACTCTTGAGAAGGAGAAGAGCAAATCTATTGTAAAAAATGTCGAGATTACCCATGAGTTCACTAGGCAAAGTCAAGATAAACTTGCTGGAGAAGAAATAGTCCCCTTGACGAAGAAAAGAAACACCTTTAAAGACAAGGTGGCAATGTTTCTTGACCAAGATATGTAG
- the LOC114378252 gene encoding uncharacterized protein LOC114378252 isoform X2: MHTCVEGSKRQLPPWMMQKVGATATHVSDSNNAVETNCYIKKGDIIKTNATKKDHKSESSKRSSNLRAKCEVMGRKKLDQQDGSSDKVTQKKRKGDRSKDRDQRSSIKKRKKLEDPSHGCYDVSPVSDDAMDLTLEDLMAIAEQYVKDYENKDRKEISSRQHESKWQFQVTNETGHTLDSPCDPAQDMLDLFLGPLLRKTLEKEKSKSIVKNVEITHEFTRQSQDKLAGEEIVPLTKKRNTFKDKVAMFLDQDM; encoded by the exons ATGCATACTTGTGTTGAGGGAAGTAAACGTCAGTTACCACCATGGATGATGCAGAAGGTCGGTGCCACTGCCACCCATGTGAGTGACTCTAACAATGCTGTTGAAACTAATTGTTATATCAAAAAAGGAGACATCATTAAAACTAATGCAACCAAGAAAGATCACAAGAGTGAATCTTCAAAGAGGAGTTCAAACTTAAGAGCCAAGTGTGAAGTTatgggaagaaaaaaattagaccaacaAGATGGAAGCAGCGACAAGGTTActcaaaagaagagaaaaggtgaTAGGTCTAAGGATAGAGATCAGAGATCttctataaagaaaagaaaaaaattagaggatCCTAGCCATGGTTGTTATGATGTTAGTCCAGTTAGCGATGATGCCATGGATCTGACACTTGAAGATTTGATGGCCATAGCAGAACAG TATGTCAAAGATTATGAGAACAAGGATCGAAAAGAAATATCAAGTAGACAGCATGAATCAAAATGGCAATTTCAAGTTACAAATGAAACAGGACATACTCTTGATTCCCCTT GTGATCCTGCTCAAGACATGCTGGACCTGTTCTTGGGTCCCTTGCTGAGGAAAACTCTTGAGAAGGAGAAGAGCAAATCTATTGTAAAAAATGTCGAGATTACCCATGAGTTCACTAGGCAAAGTCAAGATAAACTTGCTGGAGAAGAAATAGTCCCCTTGACGAAGAAAAGAAACACCTTTAAAGACAAGGTGGCAATGTTTCTTGACCAAGATATGTAG
- the LOC114379926 gene encoding uncharacterized protein LOC114379926 isoform X3, producing the protein MVPMGNYFGLSSSSGMIYSGNSSIINSNPVMSQAGNPSSSSLLLDSVPGLKHDTGLAVEWSVDEQYRLEEGLARYADEPSIMRYIKIAALLPDKTVRDVALRCRWLTRKRRKSEEHNLGKKVNNRKDKPVELASKTNLHSALPSSMATYSRISHHMDQRQRIQYDGICSPLKQLMEQNAQAFNQITANLSTYKLQDNIDLFCHTRHNINTILNNLCSMSEMPGIMSQMPPLQVNINEDLASSILLNRT; encoded by the exons ATGGTTCCAATGGGAAATTATTTTGGGCTAAGTAGTTCGTCTGGGATGATATATTCTGGGAATTCAAGCATCATTAACAGTAATCCTGTCATGAGTCAAGCTGGTAATCCATCCAGTTCTTCGCTTCTTCTCGATTCGGTCCCGGGGCTGAAGCACGACACAGGGTTGGCTGTTGAGTGGTCTGTTGATGAACAGTACAGATTGGAGGAGGGCCTTGCCAG ATATGCTGATGAGCCAAGTATCATGAGGTATATCAAAATTGCTGCCCTGTTGCCTGATAAAACTGTTCGTGATGTTGCTTTGAGGTGTAGATGGTTGACA AGAAAGCGGAGGAAATCAGAAGAACACAATCTGGGAAAAAAGGTCAACAATAGAAAG GATAAGCCAGTGGAATTAGCTTCAAAGACAAATTTACATTCAGCTCTGCCCTCAAGCATGGCTACGTATTCTCGCATTTCACACCATATGGACCAAAGGCAACGGATACAATATGATG GTatatgtagccctttgaagcaACTCATGGAGCAGAATGCTCAAGCTTTTAATCAAATCACTGCCAATTTGTCTACTTACAAG TTGCAGGATAACATCGACCTCTTTTGCCACACAAGGCACAATATTAATACCATTCTTAATAA TTTGTGCAGTATGAGTGAGATGCCTGGCATTATGAGCCAAATGCCGCCACTGCAAGTTAACATTAACGAAGATCTTGCAAGTAGTATTTTGCTTAATAGAACATAG
- the LOC114379926 gene encoding uncharacterized protein LOC114379926 isoform X1, protein MAAQSNAGFHNEDIDSILNRHAISFQPGGAINRLSEMVPMGNYFGLSSSSGMIYSGNSSIINSNPVMSQAGNPSSSSLLLDSVPGLKHDTGLAVEWSVDEQYRLEEGLARYADEPSIMRYIKIAALLPDKTVRDVALRCRWLTRKRRKSEEHNLGKKVNNRKDKPVELASKTNLHSALPSSMATYSRISHHMDQRQRIQYDGICSPLKQLMEQNAQAFNQITANLSTYKLQDNIDLFCHTRHNINTILNNLCSMSEMPGIMSQMPPLQVNINEDLASSILLNRT, encoded by the exons ATGGCAGCACAGTCAAACGCTGGATTTCACAATGAAGATATAGATTCTATTTTGAACAGGCATGCAATATCATTTCAACCTGGTGGTGCTATTAACCGTTTGTCTGAGATGGTTCCAATGGGAAATTATTTTGGGCTAAGTAGTTCGTCTGGGATGATATATTCTGGGAATTCAAGCATCATTAACAGTAATCCTGTCATGAGTCAAGCTGGTAATCCATCCAGTTCTTCGCTTCTTCTCGATTCGGTCCCGGGGCTGAAGCACGACACAGGGTTGGCTGTTGAGTGGTCTGTTGATGAACAGTACAGATTGGAGGAGGGCCTTGCCAG ATATGCTGATGAGCCAAGTATCATGAGGTATATCAAAATTGCTGCCCTGTTGCCTGATAAAACTGTTCGTGATGTTGCTTTGAGGTGTAGATGGTTGACA AGAAAGCGGAGGAAATCAGAAGAACACAATCTGGGAAAAAAGGTCAACAATAGAAAG GATAAGCCAGTGGAATTAGCTTCAAAGACAAATTTACATTCAGCTCTGCCCTCAAGCATGGCTACGTATTCTCGCATTTCACACCATATGGACCAAAGGCAACGGATACAATATGATG GTatatgtagccctttgaagcaACTCATGGAGCAGAATGCTCAAGCTTTTAATCAAATCACTGCCAATTTGTCTACTTACAAG TTGCAGGATAACATCGACCTCTTTTGCCACACAAGGCACAATATTAATACCATTCTTAATAA TTTGTGCAGTATGAGTGAGATGCCTGGCATTATGAGCCAAATGCCGCCACTGCAAGTTAACATTAACGAAGATCTTGCAAGTAGTATTTTGCTTAATAGAACATAG
- the LOC114379926 gene encoding uncharacterized protein LOC114379926 isoform X2 has product MAAQSNAGFHNEDIDSILNRHAISFQPGGAINRLSEMVPMGNYFGLSSSSGMIYSGNSSIINSNPVMSQAGNPSSSSLLLDSVPGLKHDTGLAVEWSVDEQYRLEEGLARYADEPSIMRYIKIAALLPDKTVRDVALRCRWLTRKRRKSEEHNLGKKVNNRKDKPVELASKTNLHSALPSSMATYSRISHHMDQRQRIQYDGICSPLKQLMEQNAQAFNQITANLSTYKLQDNIDLFCHTRHNINTILNNMSEMPGIMSQMPPLQVNINEDLASSILLNRT; this is encoded by the exons ATGGCAGCACAGTCAAACGCTGGATTTCACAATGAAGATATAGATTCTATTTTGAACAGGCATGCAATATCATTTCAACCTGGTGGTGCTATTAACCGTTTGTCTGAGATGGTTCCAATGGGAAATTATTTTGGGCTAAGTAGTTCGTCTGGGATGATATATTCTGGGAATTCAAGCATCATTAACAGTAATCCTGTCATGAGTCAAGCTGGTAATCCATCCAGTTCTTCGCTTCTTCTCGATTCGGTCCCGGGGCTGAAGCACGACACAGGGTTGGCTGTTGAGTGGTCTGTTGATGAACAGTACAGATTGGAGGAGGGCCTTGCCAG ATATGCTGATGAGCCAAGTATCATGAGGTATATCAAAATTGCTGCCCTGTTGCCTGATAAAACTGTTCGTGATGTTGCTTTGAGGTGTAGATGGTTGACA AGAAAGCGGAGGAAATCAGAAGAACACAATCTGGGAAAAAAGGTCAACAATAGAAAG GATAAGCCAGTGGAATTAGCTTCAAAGACAAATTTACATTCAGCTCTGCCCTCAAGCATGGCTACGTATTCTCGCATTTCACACCATATGGACCAAAGGCAACGGATACAATATGATG GTatatgtagccctttgaagcaACTCATGGAGCAGAATGCTCAAGCTTTTAATCAAATCACTGCCAATTTGTCTACTTACAAG TTGCAGGATAACATCGACCTCTTTTGCCACACAAGGCACAATATTAATACCATTCTTAATAA TATGAGTGAGATGCCTGGCATTATGAGCCAAATGCCGCCACTGCAAGTTAACATTAACGAAGATCTTGCAAGTAGTATTTTGCTTAATAGAACATAG